GCTTTTTGTCTGGAATTGCGGTCCCAACCATTGGTCAGGAACACACCGCCGAGGTCAAGAAAGAGTGCCTTTACAGCGGGCTGGCTCATGCAGAAACCTCCCCTTTTTTATCGGCTATGGTTTTCATAAGGCTATCAAAAGGTTTGATGAATTTCTGGATGCCCTCATCCTCCAATTTCTGGGTAACTTCGGGCAGGCTGATCTCTACCACATCTTCCAGTTGATAAAGCACATACCGCGCCTCCTCATAAGTACCATCCAGGCGAGATTCCGGGTTGCCATGATCACGGTAAGCGTTCAGCGTATCAACAGGCACTGTATTAACAGTTTCAGGCCCGATCAATGATTCGACATAAATAATATCGCTGAATGCCGGGTTTTTAGCGCTGGTACTTGCCCATAATAAACGCTGCGGTTTGGCACCTTTTACCTCAAGCGCTTTAAAGCGGTCGCTTTTAAATATGTCCTTATAAATTTGATAAGCAGCCTGCGCGCTTGAAATGGCCACCTTGCCTAACACCTTACGTGCAGGACCGGCTTTATCCGGGTTATCCTTAATTATGGCTTCCAGCATTGGATCAACCAGGCTATCGATACGGCTTAAAAAGAAACTGGCCACTGAGGCTACCTTATCAACAGATTCGCCATTGGCTAAACGCTTTTCGATACCGGCTACATAAGCCTCAGCTACCTCACGGTAACGATCCAGACTGAACAGCAGGGTAACATTAACGTTAATACCTTCGCTGATTAATTGCTCAATAACCGGTAAGCCCTCTTTAGTTCCCGGTACTTTGATCATTACGTTTTTGCGATCCAATAATTTCCATGATGAACGCGCTTCGGCAATAGTACCTTCGGTATTCAGCGCCAGGCTTGGCGATACTTCCAGGCTTACATAACCATCAAGGCCGTTGGTTTCCTGGTAAACACCCTGAAACAAATCCGCGGCAGCGCGAACATCCTCAACGGCTATCGATAAAAATATTTCTTCGGGCGTTTTGCCTTGTTTGGTTAACTCGGAGATCGACTCATTGTAGTCATCGCTTTTGGCAATGGCTTCTTCAAAAATAGCCGGGTTTGAGGTTAAGCCTTTCAGCTCGCCATCGTCAATTAATTTTTTTAGTTCGCCTGATTGTACAAACTTTCTTCTGATATAATCAAGCCAGATGCTCTGGCCATAATCTGATACTCTTTGCAGTGGATTTTTCATATACTTTAGTTTTTTTCTAATGCGAGAACTTTATCTAAACGGCGCTGAAAACGCTCGCCACCATCATACTTCGCGTTAATAAACGCGTGCGCCAGTTCAGTAATAAGCGATGCGCCCAATACACGGCCGCCAATGCACATCAGGTTCATGTCGTCGTGTTCAACGCCCTGGTGTGCCGAGTAACTTTCGGTAATTAATGCCGCGCGGATGCCCTTTATTTTATTGGCCGCTACCGATACGCCTACACCGCTGCCGCAAACGGCAATGCCTTTTTCAACCTCACCATCTACAATGGCTTTTGCAAGGGGCACCACAATATCCGGATAATCATCAACAGCGTCGTACTCGTGAGCGCCATAGTCAACAATTTCGTAACCTTCACTTTGCAGCTGTTTTACCAGCGATTGTTTTTGATCAAAACCGGCGTGATCGGCCGCTATTCCAATTTTCATAGTTATTATTTATTAAGGAGTGCTTTTGCCCTGTTGTAAACATTATCAATGGTAAAACCAAAGTGCGCCAGTACTTCCTCGCCAGGCCCTGATTCGCCAAAGCGGTCTAAACCGATCACATCGCCTTCGGCGGTAATGTATTTGTACCATCCTAAGGTAACACCAGCTTCGACGGCCAAACGTTTGTGTACAGTTGGCGGCAATACGCCATCGCGATAGGCATTATCCTGCTTTTCAAATAATTCCCATGATGGCATGCTTACTACACGTGCGTTAACACCTTCGGCAACCAATTTTTCGTAAGCGCCAATAACCAACTGAACTTCTGATCCTGTAGCCATCAGGATAACCTCCGGCGTATCTGATGTGCTGGCCAGTACATAAGCACCTTTTTCCACATTGCTGGCAGGGGCGTATTTTGCGGTATCAATAACCGGCAGTTTTTGCCTTGACAGGATCAATGCTACCGGACCATGTTTACGTTGTATGGCAATGCGCCACGCGGCTACAGTTTCGTTAGCATCAGCCGGACGGATAACCGTTAAGTTCGGCGTGGTACGCAATGAGGTTACCTGCTCAACCGATTGGTGAGTAGGGCCATCCTCGCCCAGGGCGACACTATCATGCGTAAAAATATAAGTAACCGGTGCTTCAGTAAGCGCGGCCAGGCGGATAGAACCGCGCATGTAATCAGAGAAAGTTAAGAAGGTGGCGCCATAAGTACGGATACCGCCGTATGATGCCAGCCCGTTTAAGGCCGAGCCCATACCGTGTTCACGTACACCAAACCAGATGTTGGCATCCTGGTAACGGCCCGGCTGAAAACTTAACGCGCCATCTTTTGGCGTTTCGTTAGAGCTGGCCAAGTCGGCAGAACCACCTATTAACCACGGAATGCTGCTGCGCAAAGCATCAAGCGCCTTGCCGGATGCCTGACGGGTAGCTAAGGCTTCGCCTGCTTTATATTCAGGCAGTTCTTTATCCCAGCCTTCGGGCAAGTCGCCCTTAACAGCCAATTGCAATTGTTTTTTTTCTTCCGGATAAGCCTCGCCATATTTGCTGAACAGGCTCTCCCATTCTTTATGCAGTTCGGCACCTTTTTTACCAGCTTCGGCTAAGTGGGTTTTTACTTCTTCGGGGATTACAAAAGTTTGTTCAGGGTCCCAGCCAAAAAACTCTTTGGTTTTTTTCAGGTTATCAGCACCCAGCGGGTTACCGTGAACTTTATTAGTACCCTGTTGCGGGCTACCATAACCAATTATTGTTTTTACCGATATCAGCGATGGCTTATCAGTAACCGCCTGCGAGGCTAAAATAGCTTCTTCAATCGCTTTCAGGTCGTTACCATCCTCAACGGTAATGGTATGCCAGCCGTAGGCTTCGAAACGGGCGGGTACATTTTCAGTAAATGCCAGCTCGGTTGATCCATCTAACGAGATCTTATTATCATCATACAAGTAAATGAGCTTACCTAATTGCAGGTGACCGGCCAATGATGCAGCCTCTGATGCTACACCTTCCATCAAATCGCCATCGCTCACAATAGCGTAGGTGTAATGATCGGTTAGTTTATGATCGGGTTTGTTGTAAGTGGCACCAATAAACGCTTCGGCAATAGCGATACCTACGCCATTACCAAAACCCTGGCCCAGCGGCCCGGTGGTTACCTCGATACCTGGTGTTAGCACTGATTCGGGGTGACCGGGGGTTTTTGAACCTAACTGCCTGAATTTTTTCAGCTCATCCAACGGCAGATCGTAACCATATAAATGCAGCAGACTATATAATAATGCCGAACCATGACCTGCTGACAGCACGAACCTGTCGCGGTTTGGCCATTTTGGGTCGGTGGGGTTAAATCTTAAAAACTTGCTCCAAAGCACATAAGCCATAGGCGCGGCGCCTAACGGCAAACCGGGGTGCCCGGAGTTGGCTTTCTCAACCATATCGGTTGACAGGAAACGGATAGTGTTTACACTTAATTGTTCAATTGTGTTGTCTTTCATAGTAGTAGCTGTCTGTTAAATATAAAGTTACAACTTGTATTGTAAGATGTATGTTAAATTCAATTCTTTACATCAAACGTATTAGATAAATACCTAATCGTTGCAAAAAAGGTTTGAGAAACGTTTAGTACGTGACGGAGATATGATAAAACGCGATTAATTTTAATTATTTTTTAATAATTGACAGATGCGAATCACATATTTTACTAATACCTGCAATAAAATAGCTTTAATCAAGCGGATACAATGCGAGAAGCTTAAGCAGCACGCCATTTGTCCAGCCAAAACCATCCTGTAAAGGGTATTCACCACCGCCGGCTTTGGCTGCATTGCCTTTAAGCTCAATATTATATTTTTCGAGCAATTTTCCGGTTTGCTTAAAGGCTGTAACGTTTTGATGGAGCCAGTCCATAGCAATTGTGCTGGCCAATGCGGTCTGCTTATAATTGCGCAGGCCCATTATTGTAACGTATTGCAGCGGTGCCCAGCCGTTAGGCCTGTCCCACTGCTGGCCGGTATTTTTTAAGGTTGTTGACACACCACCGGTATGCACAAAGCTGTTTTTTATTTTGGCCGATACCTGCCTGGCCTGGGCATCAGTAGCTATATTAAAGAATAGTGGAAATGCCGCAGCTATGGTTAACTCGGCTGATCGCTTTTTGGTTTTCCAGTTATAATCCACATAAAATCCTTGCTTAGCATCCCAACAATACTTAATAATGGACAGGCGGCGTTTTTGTGCTTTGGCCGAGTAAACTTCGGCCTGTTCTGCCTTTCCACCTTCACGGTAGCTACGCGCAATCACCAATTCCAGGTTATATAATAAGCTGTTCAGATCAACCGGAACCAGTTTAGTGGTTTGTATGCTATGCAGGTTTTTACCATCAGCAAACCAACGGCTGCTAAAATCCCAGCCCGACTCGGCAGCCGCGCGGATGTTACGGTAAAACTGAGCTTTCGGCTGTTTGCTCTTTGCGGCTTCCAGTACATCTTCGCGGTATGATTCCTCGCGCGGCTGATCACTATCGTCCCAGTAACGGTTTAAAACCTCACCGCCGGATAGCTTAACCACACGCCGGTGCGCTTGCCCGGGTTTCAGGCCGATGGCGCCATCCATCCAAAAAGCGTATTCCTTTAATAACTGCGGCTGATATTTTTTGTAAACGTTATTACCCTTGGCGTCGGCCAGCAGCTTCACCATCATGGCAAAAAAGGGCGGCTGCGAGCGGGTTAAATAATAAGTACGGTTACCATTGGATATATGCCCATATTTGTCAATTAAAAAGGCAAAGTTATCTACCATGTCCTCGATTACGTTTACCTTGCCGGCCTGCTGTAAGCCCAACATGGTGAAGTATGAATCCCAGTAATACACTTCCCTGAACCTGCCGCCGGGTACTATGTATGGGTGAGGTAACGCCAATAGTGAAGTACCTTTTGCGGTATCCGGACTGCGTTGCAACACCGTCCATAACGTGTCGATGTGTTTAACAATGCCTTTTGATTGATCGCTTTTAAACACATCCGTATTAGCAACCGGCTCCTGAAAGTATTTGGCAACAAAGGCTTTTAAATTAAATCCGTCCTCGTCCTTTTGCGAGGCGTATGCTTTATTAATTACATCAGCACTTGCAAGCGGCACGGCATCCGGAAAGGTTTTGCCATCGGCATAAACACGTTCCATCTGCACCCGCTTAAATAAATCCGGGTATAGTTGTGCGGGAGTTTTAACCTGGGCTGCCGCTGTTAATGAGCAAACGGCAAACCATAAGAATAGTAGCTTCCTCATATAACTGTAACGGTTAAAATTTGAAATTGTAAGGCAAAAAATCAAAATCGCATGGTCAAACAGCTAATATCGCCCTATAAAAACAACTAACGCCGGGCATTGCCGGCGTTATTACATTGCTATTTCGTGCCCCGGTCGTGGGTCATCAGGTAGTATCTCCATCTGCGGATAGTCAACATAGTCGGCATACCATTGTATGGCGCTTACTACATCAAGCGCGTCCTCAGATGTTATATTGATAGTTTCAAAAGCATAAAGCTTATTATGCGCGTAACCATATAGCTGTATCTCATTCTTATTCGGGGTGAATGGATCACTGCTCAGGCAAAAAACACGAACCTTGAGGCCGGTATCTCTCGAGTGGATAATATCTCGGCAAGGGTCGTTCGGATCGGTAGCTAACAAATATACGTTGTGGTCCATAATATTCTGTTAACAAAGCAAATCGGGGATAGTTTCGGGAATTTTAAACGTCAGACTTTATTTGTATAATGCAGCTTCAAGCGTTTCTACCGAAAGCGAAATTCCTTCAATAATGTATTGGGCTTGCATATAAAAACCTTCCCGCTCGGCCAGTTTGCCGGTAATAAACTCTACCAGTTCATCCCCTTTTTTGCCTTGCAGTACCGGGCGAACGGTTTTGCTGTTCTCCAGCCGGTCTGCCAGCGTTTTTGGCGATAGCTTTACATACAGGGTTTTGCCGTGAGCGTTCATCCAATCCATATTATCAAAAAAACATGGCAGGCCGCCACCGGTAGATACGATCACCTTTTCGGGATAATCTATTTCTTTCAGCATGGCTGATTCCAGCTTACGAAAGGCATCCTCACCAAAGGATGAAAAGTATTCGGCAATGCGCATCCCCGCCTTTTCTTCAAGGGCATGGTCAAGATCGATGAAATCATAGCCCAGGTGCGCGGCAAGTTTGCGGCCCCAGGTGGTTTTACCACAGCCCATAAAGCCCGTGAAAAATATGCGGTGCGGATTGTATGCTATATTATCAGTTGTAGATTGGCTCATCTATAAAAACAAAAAAATTGATCAGGCGATGGTTACACGCGGATCTATCCAAACATATAGAATATCTACCAAAATATTAATTACCACAAAAATAAAGGCGATAAATAATATGGAACCCATGATGACGGGGAAGTCCGACATTTCGAGCGCATCCACCGTTACCTTACCCAAGCCATTATAGCCAAACACGTATTCAACAAAGAATGATCCGGCCAGCAGTGAGGCAAACCAGTTGGCGATGGCTGTAATTACCGGATTAAGTGCGTTTTTTAAGGCATGACGATAAACCACCGCGTTATGGCCAAGGCCTTTGGCGCGGGCGGTGCGGATGTAATCCTGGCCCAAAACATCGAGCATGGCATTGCGGGTAAGCTGTACAATAATGGCCAGCGGGCGTAAACCCAGGGTAAGCGCGGGCAACAGGAGATTTTTAAGGGTGATCACTTCTCCCCTGAAGGGATCGTAACTATACAAACTGCCCGACATGTTGAGGCCGGTATATTTATTCAGCACAAAGCCGAACAGCCAGGCAATAATGATACCCGCGAAAAATGATGGTGCCGAGATACCCAGCGTGGAAAGGCTTATGAGCATACGGTCGACCCAGGAATTTTGATGCAGCGCGCATAACACCCCTAAAAACACACCAAAAACAATAGCGAATAGCATGGCCACTGCCGCCAGCAGCAGGGTATTGGGCAGCACATCCATCAACAGCGCCGATACATCCTTATGGGTTTGGTAAGACCGGCGCAGATAAGGCCATTTTAACGCCAGTACCTTGTTACCCCAAACGGGAATCAGCTTAACGTAGCCGTAGCGCTGCTGCTCGGCATG
This Mucilaginibacter defluvii DNA region includes the following protein-coding sequences:
- the tal gene encoding transaldolase, whose product is MKNPLQRVSDYGQSIWLDYIRRKFVQSGELKKLIDDGELKGLTSNPAIFEEAIAKSDDYNESISELTKQGKTPEEIFLSIAVEDVRAAADLFQGVYQETNGLDGYVSLEVSPSLALNTEGTIAEARSSWKLLDRKNVMIKVPGTKEGLPVIEQLISEGINVNVTLLFSLDRYREVAEAYVAGIEKRLANGESVDKVASVASFFLSRIDSLVDPMLEAIIKDNPDKAGPARKVLGKVAISSAQAAYQIYKDIFKSDRFKALEVKGAKPQRLLWASTSAKNPAFSDIIYVESLIGPETVNTVPVDTLNAYRDHGNPESRLDGTYEEARYVLYQLEDVVEISLPEVTQKLEDEGIQKFIKPFDSLMKTIADKKGEVSA
- the treF gene encoding alpha,alpha-trehalase TreF, with product MRKLLFLWFAVCSLTAAAQVKTPAQLYPDLFKRVQMERVYADGKTFPDAVPLASADVINKAYASQKDEDGFNLKAFVAKYFQEPVANTDVFKSDQSKGIVKHIDTLWTVLQRSPDTAKGTSLLALPHPYIVPGGRFREVYYWDSYFTMLGLQQAGKVNVIEDMVDNFAFLIDKYGHISNGNRTYYLTRSQPPFFAMMVKLLADAKGNNVYKKYQPQLLKEYAFWMDGAIGLKPGQAHRRVVKLSGGEVLNRYWDDSDQPREESYREDVLEAAKSKQPKAQFYRNIRAAAESGWDFSSRWFADGKNLHSIQTTKLVPVDLNSLLYNLELVIARSYREGGKAEQAEVYSAKAQKRRLSIIKYCWDAKQGFYVDYNWKTKKRSAELTIAAAFPLFFNIATDAQARQVSAKIKNSFVHTGGVSTTLKNTGQQWDRPNGWAPLQYVTIMGLRNYKQTALASTIAMDWLHQNVTAFKQTGKLLEKYNIELKGNAAKAGGGEYPLQDGFGWTNGVLLKLLALYPLD
- a CDS encoding RpiB/LacA/LacB family sugar-phosphate isomerase — encoded protein: MKIGIAADHAGFDQKQSLVKQLQSEGYEIVDYGAHEYDAVDDYPDIVVPLAKAIVDGEVEKGIAVCGSGVGVSVAANKIKGIRAALITESYSAHQGVEHDDMNLMCIGGRVLGASLITELAHAFINAKYDGGERFQRRLDKVLALEKN
- a CDS encoding shikimate kinase, encoding MSQSTTDNIAYNPHRIFFTGFMGCGKTTWGRKLAAHLGYDFIDLDHALEEKAGMRIAEYFSSFGEDAFRKLESAMLKEIDYPEKVIVSTGGGLPCFFDNMDWMNAHGKTLYVKLSPKTLADRLENSKTVRPVLQGKKGDELVEFITGKLAEREGFYMQAQYIIEGISLSVETLEAALYK
- the tkt gene encoding transketolase gives rise to the protein MKDNTIEQLSVNTIRFLSTDMVEKANSGHPGLPLGAAPMAYVLWSKFLRFNPTDPKWPNRDRFVLSAGHGSALLYSLLHLYGYDLPLDELKKFRQLGSKTPGHPESVLTPGIEVTTGPLGQGFGNGVGIAIAEAFIGATYNKPDHKLTDHYTYAIVSDGDLMEGVASEAASLAGHLQLGKLIYLYDDNKISLDGSTELAFTENVPARFEAYGWHTITVEDGNDLKAIEEAILASQAVTDKPSLISVKTIIGYGSPQQGTNKVHGNPLGADNLKKTKEFFGWDPEQTFVIPEEVKTHLAEAGKKGAELHKEWESLFSKYGEAYPEEKKQLQLAVKGDLPEGWDKELPEYKAGEALATRQASGKALDALRSSIPWLIGGSADLASSNETPKDGALSFQPGRYQDANIWFGVREHGMGSALNGLASYGGIRTYGATFLTFSDYMRGSIRLAALTEAPVTYIFTHDSVALGEDGPTHQSVEQVTSLRTTPNLTVIRPADANETVAAWRIAIQRKHGPVALILSRQKLPVIDTAKYAPASNVEKGAYVLASTSDTPEVILMATGSEVQLVIGAYEKLVAEGVNARVVSMPSWELFEKQDNAYRDGVLPPTVHKRLAVEAGVTLGWYKYITAEGDVIGLDRFGESGPGEEVLAHFGFTIDNVYNRAKALLNK
- a CDS encoding ABC transporter permease; the protein is MINYLLRKTGYALAVMLGIVVVVFFLFNILPVDPARMTQGQRADVQSLEAVRKEFGLDKPVPMQFVYYLNDLSPLGIHANSHAEQQRYGYVKLIPVWGNKVLALKWPYLRRSYQTHKDVSALLMDVLPNTLLLAAVAMLFAIVFGVFLGVLCALHQNSWVDRMLISLSTLGISAPSFFAGIIIAWLFGFVLNKYTGLNMSGSLYSYDPFRGEVITLKNLLLPALTLGLRPLAIIVQLTRNAMLDVLGQDYIRTARAKGLGHNAVVYRHALKNALNPVITAIANWFASLLAGSFFVEYVFGYNGLGKVTVDALEMSDFPVIMGSILFIAFIFVVINILVDILYVWIDPRVTIA